From the Pyrenophora tritici-repentis strain M4 chromosome 5, whole genome shotgun sequence genome, the window ACGACAGATTCGGTCGCAATACCCTTAACGAGCGCGAGGCTGAGCCTAAGAACAAGCTAACGGCGCCTTCCATGACTACCGACGCCGAGGTAGATCCCTTGATCATCGGATACCAGAAGCGCGAGGCTGAAGCTCAGCGCAACAGCAGGATCATTGGGAACACGCCGACTTCAAAGTGCCCTGGTTACACTTGCGCTTATGGCCCCCCCGCGGTGGATGAGATGGGGGTTCAAATGAAGTACCACCAGTGCTGTTGACTTTCCCTTTCCATCTGAGCAATTAGCTTGGGGGTGTGAGAGGAGCTGGATTAAGAGGCTGATGGGGGACGATCGGTTTGATGGCGGTATAGAAACGACATGATGTTTATGAACTATAGATAGATGCATTTTAGACGGGGTTTTAGGTATTTTATGATTGTTAATTTTAAGCAGTTTTCTTCTATactgttgagaatatctgggttcagtccaggtagaaggtgcttggggatcacatgatgtgctggtgtggcaggcactgcccggtgggcaatagcacccaccacaatagaGTGAGACCTTGACACATGACacgatagtcaatacaatacgttgtagccaccccgccttgtccctcctcccactcggttatccatagtagtcatactactagagggaccttgttccaatatATACTCTTATTCTTTTGTTATATGCAGCAGCGTGAAGATATCAATCTCGCAACCACAACTACTATACCATTACACTCCAAGCCCCACTTTCATTGCTACTGCATCAACACTTAATACATCCTCCTCACCCTCCCCACATCCTCTATACCCACCACGCCAGCAAAAGCCCTTAACGCATCCCTTGCTCTATCCCACCCAATCGCCATACCAACCTGTCACATAAACTTCCCCTCTAACTCCTCTTCCGTAAGCGGATTCTTAATACTACCTTTCGCATGCTCTATATGTCTTTCCAGCACAGCTCTATTATCAAATGTAAGTCTTACATACGCCTCTGCTCTCGACATAGCATCATCAACTACTACATTAACTTTCTTGCGCAGACGAACAACAGTCTCGTTGCTAATAACGTTATTAGTGAACTAAGCGGGCGTTGCTTAACCGTAGAGTAACGCCACAGCAGCGGCGTAGTAGATGCTAAATTTCGCCTGTGAACTATCCTGCGGCTCCGTCTTCCCCGTTAGGACGAGGACCTCGGGGTTCCCACGCGCGTCCACGGTTTTAATATCGTGAACAAAACAGCCACCGCTGTCTTGCATCTCGCTGCTAAGCTAGATGCAAGCATCGATAGTAGGATGCATAACGATGCCACACGGATACAGTTTCCATGTATTCTTCTCAACCTCCTATACCGTACCTAATTGGTCGAAATACGCGGCTGCGTTTTCCCGTGTGTTGACGACGTGCAGCCAGCCGTACTCTGCCTCGAGTGCTTGAAGAGAAGACGTATACCCGTTCTTTGCGAGTAAGGCTGCTAGCATACCTGTTTGCGCGGCGCGGCCAATATGCAGGGCTTTTGTGTCTGAGCCGAAGAATGCCTGCATGCCGATGACGTGCGTGGACGCGATGCCGATGGCGTGTTGGATCTGTGGTGTGGAGAGGTTGAATAACTTGGCTACGGAGATGGCGGCGCCGATGAAAccggtggtggaggtggtgTGCCAGCCGGTGTTGTAGTGTTCCGGGGAGACGGAGAGGCCGAGTTTGCATTCTGCTTCTATGCCGGCGATGAATGCGGTGATGAATGCGGTGATGAATTCGTGGCCGGTTATAGGGCCGTGTGCTTCGGCGATGGCGAGGAGGGCACTGGCGATGGGGCCGGCGGGGTGGATGATGGTTTCCAGGTGGGTGTCGTCGTAGTCGTCGACGTGGCTGGCGATGCCGTTGATGAGGGCCGCGGTTTGGGCGTCGGCGTAACGGAGGGAAATGAAGGAGTTTGAGCTTAGGACGCATGATGTTGGGGGTCCGGAGAATTGGGTTAGGGTCGTATTTAGGGCTATTTGTGGTGCGGGCTGTGAAGTAAAACCTCCAATGGCACATCCAGCCCAGTTATAGAATGATTTGTTAGCGGCTGCAAGAACACTGGGTGTAAGACTGGCGTATGTTAGGTTGGTAGCCCAAGTTGCGAGTTGTAGTGTAGCCATGGTGAACAGTTACTATCACTGCATTGAAAACATGATGAAAGGGTTGGAGAATGCATCATATATAAAGCTTATCTGAAGATGTAAACATTGCCACTGCGGAGTATAGAATTCGGATAAAGAAGAAGATTTCACCAACTAAAGCTTGACAGGACGCCTCCACGTTCTGAGGTTGGACAAGGGATCATCTCACTAGCTAGACCACACATGAAGCTCGGAAAACAAGATCGGACAAGACGTTAGCGCGGTGATCTGCATTGGAGGTTGGGGAAATGGCGGTGTTAGTATTGTCCGGCGACAGAGTTGGCGCCGGCTCGCCTTATTATTAAAATGCAAAAGCCCCTTGAGCGTTCGTGGAGTATAATCGTGATTTGGATAACTTGATAactgttgagaaagaatgactctctcagtcatggcatgtaagtgtgtcaattgctaactatacaaagctcggctaatatagagcggtgtgggtcatgtgacttagcgtcctcgtgacaggtgaccggaatattctcaacactcccccatAAGCCGATCAGCTGTACCCACTACTTTGTATAGGTCTTGCAGTCgaagcttcttctccctttatATGCTTCCACTGAACGCCTTGTATGCACTTTCCAACACTCCCCCAGAAGTGCCTTGTCAacagagatgtcaacaagcaagtcaagctggcttgattcttatcgattgcagatcacagacaatatagaggctcgtgcacagtggcacgtcccagagaatggtctgtgatctgcaatcgataagaatcaagccagcttgacttgcttgttgacatctctgcttGTCAACAAGAATGAAACCTCCCTGTCACCCTATAGTGGCCGTTACGTTGCGAGTCCCTCAAGTAAAGTGAGGTATCGGCCGAGTGAAGAGTTgaggaaagaaggtcgagaaagaaggtcgagagagaaggtcgagaaagaaggtcgagaaagaaggtcgagaaagaaggtcgagaaagaaggtcgagagaatTTTCGCGTTTGAAAATCAAGGTAGAATCGATATCACCAACATACCGACTCTCCCTCGACTCCTACGTGAGAGTCAGCGCTCCCtcagcttggtactcccagtactctagctgtgtacgctctcctctgtCCCAGCGCTCCCccagcttggtactcccagtactctagctgtgtacgctctcctctatCCTAGCGCTCCCCTAGCTtagtactcccagtactctagctatgtacgctctcctctctTGTTGTCCCCGCTCCGTTCCTCCGCTCCTGCCTCCTTGTCTGTGTCCTATTCAGGGCTCCAGACCCTAACACCCTTATTCTCCCCATCGTTATATAAGCCTTTGCTTCTTTGCGTTTATTTAACGAAATCCTTTGGAAAGAAGATAAAAATCGATCGAGAAATCGGGTGGGGTAGGTGGGTAGCGTTCGAGAGAGTAAAAAAACTTCGAGCACCGTCAAACGGTAGGTTTTCGAGTTTAAGGAATTGAAAGTAGCTGTCGAACTGTAGCTACTAGTTTAAAAAGAAGGTCTCGAAAGGTTACTATCGATAGGCAGGCAATTCGAGTTGTTTTCGGAAGAATCGATGGTTACCGTCGGTAGGTAGGTATTCGAATCGTTGTCAAAAGGTTGGTTGAAAAGGGATAGAGCAACCATTGCTCTCTTCGACTCGCGCGTCGGAATTGGGTATAACTCGCCCAAGGTATCTTCGAGACGCTCCCAGCTTCTCCGGACGATAGTCCATTTTTCTTCggacttaatacccttcgcggtAGCCAGGGCGACGGCCCAGTGTCTTCAggacttaatacccttcgcggcAGCCAGGGCGACGACCCAGTGTCTTAGAATATAGAAGGCGACGACCTCCTGGGTTGTTCTGGCGTAGACACGCATATACCAGCTTGCTGCCCATATCGAAGAAACGACACTCCGGACACTCACAATGCACACGCAAGCGCGTaagccgggctcataacctgttgagaaagaatgactctctcagtcatggcatgtaagtgtgtcaattgctaactatacaaagctcggctaatatagagcggtgtgggtcatgtgacttagcgtcctcgtgacaggtgaccggaatattctcaacaataaCCCAGTTAAGTACATGGCTATATCAGGATAACAACCATGTGGCAAGAACAACATAACGAAGGCATGAGCTCACAAAAGCACGAGACGCAATAGCACCAACAAATAGGGTAATATCACTACAACAGACCTGAATATCCACCCTAAATAACGTTCGCATGCTGCTCAAACGCCTCAGTCTCGGGGTGCGCTGGTATTTTCCAACCCGACAAGCGCGACAGCGGATCCAGCCCAAGCTCTGCGCTTTTGAACCGTTGCGAAAGATCTGGGAGAGGCACACTACTTGTGCGTATACCCAGTGAAGACCGTGGTCGCTGAGGAACCTCGTCATGCTCGTATATGCTGTAAAGGTTGCGAGTGGACTTTGCGCGTTCGACGATTGGGCTATTACGACGCGGGAGTTCAGAGTCTGGTGGCGCGATCATACGCTGTGTTCTTTCTCTGATAATCCTGTTCTTCTTTCGGTAGGAGGCTTCCCAGGAGTTGAGCTCGTGGACCAGCGCTGTGGGGACAGAGTCGGCGTAGACTTCTCGCTTGACGTTGCCCATTCCAAACTTGCAATGTTTCTCGCTGAAGTCCTTGATAGCTTGGCCGAGGACTAGACGAAGCCTTTCGCATATTCGTTCTCCGAGTTGTGTGACCGCTATGTCATCTGATACCAGTCGACAGGCAAGCAACCTCTGGCTCTTTCCAAGTGTCCATTTGCTGTGTAGTAGGATAAGCCCGCGCGTCCAGAGAGAAGTGCTCTTGGCATGTAGCAATGTCTTCTTCCGATTCTCCACCCGACACATGTGTATTCGGAAGGCGAGCAGCTGTTCGAGGAGGTATGCCGGATCAATTCCGAGTTGCCGTGCCGGTTGCATGACGAAGCTGACGATGAAGGCGCGGTCATAGTCACTTAGCAGGCTTTGGCAATTCCTTGCGACGTTTTCGCAGACGTTGTTGACAGCCTCAGAGTACTTGTGTACAATGTGCAACTCGCGCGTAGAGAGGAGACTTGCGCGTTCAGCATGGATGCCTTTGATGAGTAAGGGAGGCCTGCATTCTTGTAGTCCTTGCTGTAGGTTATAGTCTTCGATATGGTAGCTGAATATGAGTATGTCGAGAAGCATGCGAGTGATAAGATCGCTGCACGTGGGCAGATCGGGAGGGAGTTGGTAGTCATGACCCCGAGTCACAAACTCCCTTGGACCCAGTGGCCATGATTCTTGAGCGATATCCGGTTCACAATCGACCGGTGATGCTGGGTTGAGAGAGTCTATTCGTTCACAAGGCTGTTGTAGACTCGCTATATGATTGTGTAGGAAAGAGGTGGGTTCTGCAGGCTCTGCAAGTGGCTCATCCGTAGTGTCTCTCGATGACGGCCGGTTTGATGGTTTTGGACGGCTCTCCATCGGGGCATGGATATCGAATTGCTGTTGTAACTGCGACCAAGGAAATTGGGGAATCCACCAGACGCCGGGCTGCGCTCACCAATGTGTGATGTAAATGGGAAGAGAGCGAGGAACGAGAGAAACACGCCTACCTGTATGCATGTGGGCCCAAGCTGAATGCCGTGGTCTAACTTACCACAACACTCGAAAGTCTGGTTGAGGACATGCTCGTTGAAGGTCCGAAGTGGAGCCGTTGGTAGCGTTGCATCGTTGGTCTAGTATGTGAAGTTACTATGTTGTGCTGATGCTTGATACTGTTTACCTCTCATTATTGGTAATTGAAGCCGTTTTGGGTCTTTCTGTGTGCATATTGACAAGAGCGCAGTATGAATGATGTTATGGAGTTTGTCGCGATTCGATGTAATCTTGGAAATGAGCATGCAGCTGCATGTACTGCATGTAGTGTGACGACGACAAAATTTCGCAAAATCTGCATCAAAGTGCCTGTGGCTTGAGCATTCAGATGAGAAGTAATGCGATGGAAAGAAAGGAAGTTGCCAAACGCGTTACTATAGCCTCTGTAGACGAATATGATTGCGACACAAGATAGAGTCGTGGTAGTTTCAAGTTGGCGTGCCCGCTAGCGCGCCAAGATTTCGAGGCGGTCAGTGATGGCAGAAATAATTCTAGGACTGCACGCGAACGGAGATTCTGCGTGCAGTAATGCAACCATACCAAGACAATTCGGAGTCGCAATATCAGATCGCAATAATTACAAGACTCCATTTTGTAGTTTCACAGTATCTCCCTCAAACATGGCGACTGAACGCGGGGAAAAGCCCAGCACCGCAGTCCGGCGCAAGTCGCAAAACAGCGCACCAGTCCAAGACGAAGATGCCCGCGCAATCGCAGAGTTTACCGAAAAGGCCACACAACAATACGGTCGCGGCGAGCGGATACGGCCTAAATCAGTAAAGGACAAGAAGCTCCGGTCGAATATCAAAGCGCTCGAAGCGAAGAACAAGCAGGCGGCGATAGAGGCAAAGAATGTCGAGGTCCTCCTTGAGCACAATGCGGGCTTGTTGGAACCAGAAACTGAGCTGGAAAGAACATACAGGGTACGGCAAGATGAGATCAAACGCGAGGTCAGCATCGAGACGGCAAAGAAGAGCTTTGAGCTGCGGTTAGACGGTCTAGGACCGTACGATGTATGCGAGTACAGTCGGAATGGGCGTGATCTTCTGATCGCGGGCAGAAAAGGGCACGTCGCCACGTTTGACTGGAGAGATGGGAAACTGGGCTGTGAACTCCAACTCAACGAGACAGTGCGAGATGCGCGGTGGTTACACACCAGCAACCAGAAGAACTTTGCCGTGGCGCAGAAGAAGTGCGTCTACATCTACTCGGGCGACGGTGTGGAGATGCACCAGCTCAAGAACCACGCCGAAGCCACACACCTCGAATACCTGCCTTACCACTTCCTCCTCGCCTCGGTGTCAACGGCCGGCATAATACGATACACCGACGTCTCGACCGGTCAGTCGCTGCCACAACTATACACCAAACTCGGTCCTTCTACAGCTTTTGCGCAAAATCCTCACAATGCCATCCTTCACGTTGGTCACCAAAAGGGTCTCGTCACATTATGGTCACCCAACAGCGCTACACCACTCGTAAAGCTCCTCCCACACCGCGGCCCCGTACGTAGTATCGCAATCGACCGATCAGGCACCTACATGGTCAGCACATCGCAAGACCGACGCATGTCCGTCTGGGACATAAGGATGTTCAAAGAGCTACACTCGCACCATCTGCGCGTGCCAGGAACCACACTCTCAATCTCAGACCGCAACCTCACAGCCGTGGGATACGGCACCCAAGCTGCCATCTACAAAGACGACCTATTCCGCCTACACGCAGACTCGCAACCCCCCCCAACAATGCCGTACATGGCCTGGGGCGGTGCCGGCCAAAACATCTCCCGCGTCCGCTTCTGCCCCTTCGAAGACATCCTCGGCCTCTCTCACGACGCAGGCTTCTCCTCCATCATCGTCCCCGGCGCCGGCGAACCAAACCCCGACACCCTCGAGCCCGGCACAAACCCCTACGAAACCTCCAAGCAACGCCGCGAAACAGAAGTCCACGCCCTGCTCGAGAAGATTCAACCCGAGATGATTGCTCTCGACCCCAATTTCATCGGTAACCTCGACCTCGCGTCGCACGAGGAGCGGCAGAAGGAGTATAAAGCCCGCAGGGGCGAGCGGGAACCCGACAAGGTTGATTTACTGAAGAAGAGGGGGAAGGGGAGGAATAGTGCGTTGAGGAGGTATTTGAGGAAGAGTGGGAGTCGCAATGTTATTGATGAGGAGAAGGAGCGGGCGAGGGAGGCGATGCGCAGTTTGCAGAAGAGGCAAGTAGAGAAGAGGGAGAGGTTGAAGAAGGAGTATGGACCGGCGTTGGAGAGGTTTGCGCGGAAGTGATGGGGGTAAGCGAAGGCAAGGCGAGGGGAAAAGTAGGAGCATTTTCATGGTGTTTTTGGAATGTAGTCTGATACCTACAATAACCCATCATGAACGGTTCTGCACTAGGAATTATACAAACTAAGAAAAGTAAACGCCATACGATTTTCCTATCTAAGAAACCCTATCATGATATCATAACTTCCCCCCACTACCAGTGAACCCATCTACGCctcctccccctcccccttCCAAGCCCTCGCCCCCCTCGGCCAAACCCTCTTATAAAGACTCACAGCCACCGAATCCATCGGACTAATCTTAGCATCAAACATGGCCTTGTAGTACCCATGCGTACCGAGACTCTCCTTGATGAACCCACTCCTCCCACGCTTCGTCCACAGCGGCAGACCCTTGAACCACTTGACGTCGGCGTCGTTGAAGAACATGTAGCGGACGGTGACGACGCGTTTGTTGATTTTGAAGGGGTGGCCGGTGAGGATGATGCGCTTGGCTATGATGCGGTTGCGGGAGGGGGGCAGGGAAGTTCCTGTTGCGACTAGGCGGAGGGAAGACGGGGAAGATGGGGTGCGGGTGAAGTAGAGGAGGGGCACGTTGCCCCATGTTAGGGGGCCGATGAAGGAGGCGATTGCAGACTGGCCTGGGTGGAGGAAGCGGGCGAATTTGTGGACGTTGTTTGGAGTGTTTCCGGCGTTTGAGAAGAGCTTGTGATGGGTTCGTTAGTTTTGATACATAGGTGGAGGAGAGATGTTATGACTTACAGGGTTGATGACCATTCGCCTTGGGCCACATTGCACGATCAGCTCCGTCTTTGACTTGATTGGTGATTCGTGCTCGGAGCTTAGCAGGATGCTGTAGTTGCAGGCTGCGCGTTTGTGCTCGTGGCGGAGGAGCGAGAACATGGCAATTGGTCGCGACTGGCTCTCTTGGAATTGTAGTGGGACACCGCGAATGTGTACGCTGACCCGGGTTCCTGGCTTGACACCACCAGCCCATGCTTCGCGCATGAACTTTGTAGCTGTACGTTTGTAGTCGGCAATCTCAAGTAACCGTTGCCACTCTTCTGGCTCATATGGTCGATCCTCCTCCGTCTCCCATTTGCTCATCTTCAGACTCTTCAGCCCTCGGTAACGAAGGAGACGCTCTCGCGCATTGACATTTGGGGGCAGTTCGATCTCATCGGGGAACTCCAGATCATCAGCCTCTTCTGTTTTCCTCGACTTTCGGTATGCCTCAATCTGTTCGGCCTCATCTTCTGGGGAAGGATCAAGGAACATTTCTGATTGTGGGTATTCTGAAGGTGCACCCTCTGTTATCGCCCTGCCATCAACGTCCATGCCCTCCTCACCATCGGCAGGATGCGCAGGTTGGCTCTGGCCATCTTCTTGGTCCTCCATGTCGTCAAAGTCTTCAAAGTCTGATCCAGAATCTGACATGCCGTCTAGGTACCATGCAGCTTGGTAGTCACTAGTACCCTTGGGCAATCGTCTCCGCTTCGTAGGAGcaacttcttcttcctcgtctgAGAAGTAGTGGTGGTCATCAATTAAGACACCCTTGCGTTCAGATGGTGCAACAGATGTGGCATAGTTGGTCACGTCGTCCATGAGCGTCTCCTCTGGCGCCAGCTCAGCGAGATCATCTTGGTCCTCGGTGGGGCGTTCCAGAGTGTCGTCAACTTCCGAGTCAACGGCCATCTCATCTtccctcttcttcctcgtctcAAGAGGGGCAGCTACAATCTTGTCGACTTGGAAGTCACCCCAATCTCCAACCTGCACCAGCCTGTCGGCCTTGAGTCCCAGGCCTCGAACAACTCCAGTGATGACGACTTCACCAGTGCCGTCCTCATTGACGGCGGACTTTCCACCAGGCCACGCAATATCTTCAATAAACATGTAACTCCTCTGGTCTCTCCATCGAACGCCCTTGGTGGTGGTTGTGCATAGCGATCGAACGAGATTTGCGGCTTCTTGGCGGTTGTCGAGCGAGTAGACGCGCTCAGTGGATGGCAACCAGTGGGTGATGTAGGATTTGAGAGATGAAACGACCGAAGGCCTTTGCTTGGCGGGTTCGACCTTGTCTAGTCCCTGGCAAACTGTAAAGGTGTTGGAGATGCCCTGGCTCTCCACTGATTTGAGTATCAACTCGCCCTCAGCATCCACCTCTTCATTTGCGGATAGTACAAAGACTACAAAATCGGCGACACGGCAAGCATCCAGAGCGGCTAGCAAGTCTCTCTTGACTGTCAGGTATTGCACCTTTTGCTTGAAGCGGTCGACGGTTGTGCGTGTCCAGCCCGCCTCGGGAACCTCGTCCTCAACGTCGACACTCGCATTCAAAGCGCGTGCAGCATCTGCTGTGGAAACATCGGCACATAGTGGAATAATAGCAGCGATTCTTGGGGCTCCATCCTTGCCGGCGAAAACGTTGGTCGACTTTGCGTGTTCGTGGTCCTTGTTGAGGCGCATTTGCTTCGCGCGGTTGCGGCGGTCGAATTTAGACATGACTTGCTGGTGAGGCGTCTTGCGACTGCCAAACTCGAACGAGAGAGAATTCACCTTGCCTATGCGATACAGTCAGAACAAACATCTCATGCGACGGCGCACAACTGACCCTT encodes:
- a CDS encoding PrpD, protein involved in propionate catabolism, giving the protein MATLQLATWATNLTYASLTPSVLAAANKSFYNWAGCAIGGFTSQPAPQIALNTTLTQFSGPPTSCVLSSNSFISLRYADAQTAALINGIASHVDDYDDTHLETIIHPAGPIASALLAIAEAHGPITGHEFITAFITAFIAGIEAECKLGLSVSPEHYNTGWHTTSTTGFIGAAISVAKLFNLSTPQIQHAIGIASTHVIGMQAFFGSDTKALHIGRAAQTGMLAALLAKNGYTSSLQALEAEYGWLHVVNTRENAAAYFDQLGTV
- a CDS encoding BING4CT multi-domain protein — translated: MATERGEKPSTAVRRKSQNSAPVQDEDARAIAEFTEKATQQYGRGERIRPKSVKDKKLRSNIKALEAKNKQAAIEAKNVEVLLEHNAGLLEPETELERTYRVRQDEIKREVSIETAKKSFELRLDGLGPYDVCEYSRNGRDLLIAGRKGHVATFDWRDGKLGCELQLNETVRDARWLHTSNQKNFAVAQKKCVYIYSGDGVEMHQLKNHAEATHLEYLPYHFLLASVSTAGIIRYTDVSTGQSLPQLYTKLGPSTAFAQNPHNAILHVGHQKGLVTLWSPNSATPLVKLLPHRGPVRSIAIDRSGTYMVSTSQDRRMSVWDIRMFKELHSHHLRVPGTTLSISDRNLTAVGYGTQAAIYKDDLFRLHADSQPPPTMPYMAWGGAGQNISRVRFCPFEDILGLSHDAGFSSIIVPGAGEPNPDTLEPGTNPYETSKQRRETEVHALLEKIQPEMIALDPNFIGNLDLASHEERQKEYKARRGEREPDKVDLLKKRGKGRNSALRRYLRKSGSRNVIDEEKERAREAMRSLQKRQVEKRERLKKEYGPALERFARK